Proteins from a genomic interval of Kitasatospora herbaricolor:
- a CDS encoding SpoIIE family protein phosphatase, whose protein sequence is MAPTGLGPLRRAQAGGASARARLRSGTRAAGPAARRREDTAGPRTTLPLVHPGPPTVGTRGGPGLAFPDTGPPVEGPPLRTEGSLFDVVKVAIAILDTSARVVLWSPAAEDLLGWPSELLVGRRIDELLGDEEQVARTRAAIQATLRTGAWHGLTEIRHREGPAVAVEARISLLVDGDGTPFLQVALTEARALQAVERDLAVRDALFEQSPLGIAVLDTDLRYTAVNQTLADMNGVPIEEHTGRTTGETLPERAADEITAIQRQVLATGEPVIDVTLASPVTARAGFRSISYSRMTDRAGRVLGISGTVMDVTERYRAVAKVEHARRRLSLLNEFGSRVGDLLDAARIAQELASAVVPRLTDHAAVILLQAVAHGDDLPRHGHDRRTSLLQLGTASVQDGPEVEVMLRRGARITFAEDSACGRVLRTGVPELLSGADELSDVTYPADPKMQAAQELGVHSMLVVPLRARGIVIGLLLVSRAGYREGFDRDDLAFTVELADRAGSSLDNARLYARERTAALTLQRTLLPQQVPQPTGVEVAYRYVPGSSGTEVGGDWFDVIPLPGDRTALVVGDVMGHGLRAAATMGRLRTAVRTLAGLDLPPDVLLRHVHELTDDLAQSPDEALLATCIYAVFDPATARLVVAKAGHIPPVLIVPREAAEEPTRTGGPLPGGVGRVLELPSGAPLGVGGVPFESVELKIPEGSLLALCTDGLVESRDKDLDVGLGRLLTVLEEPYASIQQACEAVLGTMEQGREPDDVALLLARLGHGQAGTPTAGWTLPAEPTAVARARRLVRATLAEWGVEELTDTAELLVSELVTNSVRYASAPIGVRLTLGNTLLVEISDPLPDPPRERHAAEADEGGRGLELVRRMALRWGARAEGIGKVVWFEQALPGMEPDER, encoded by the coding sequence GTGGCCCCCACCGGCCTGGGCCCGCTGCGCCGCGCGCAGGCGGGAGGCGCCTCCGCGCGGGCCCGGCTGCGCTCCGGCACCCGGGCCGCGGGCCCGGCCGCCCGCCGCCGCGAGGACACGGCCGGCCCCCGCACCACGCTGCCCCTCGTCCACCCGGGGCCCCCGACGGTGGGCACCCGGGGCGGTCCCGGGCTGGCGTTCCCCGACACCGGGCCGCCGGTGGAGGGGCCGCCGCTGCGGACCGAGGGCAGCCTCTTCGACGTGGTCAAGGTGGCCATCGCGATCCTGGACACCTCCGCCCGGGTGGTGCTGTGGAGTCCGGCGGCGGAGGACCTGCTCGGCTGGCCGAGCGAGCTGCTGGTGGGCCGCCGGATCGACGAACTGCTGGGCGACGAGGAGCAGGTCGCCCGGACCAGGGCGGCGATCCAGGCGACGCTGCGGACCGGTGCCTGGCACGGGCTGACCGAGATCCGCCACCGGGAGGGCCCCGCGGTCGCCGTCGAGGCCCGGATCTCGCTGCTGGTGGACGGTGACGGCACCCCGTTCCTCCAGGTGGCGCTGACCGAGGCGCGGGCCCTGCAGGCCGTCGAGCGCGACCTCGCGGTGCGCGACGCCCTGTTCGAGCAGTCCCCGCTGGGCATCGCGGTGCTCGACACCGACCTGCGCTACACCGCGGTCAACCAGACCCTGGCCGACATGAACGGCGTCCCGATCGAGGAGCACACCGGCCGGACCACCGGCGAGACGCTGCCCGAGCGGGCCGCCGACGAGATCACCGCCATCCAGCGGCAGGTGCTGGCCACCGGCGAGCCCGTCATCGACGTCACCCTGGCCTCCCCGGTGACGGCCCGCGCCGGGTTCCGCTCGATCTCCTACAGCCGGATGACCGACCGGGCGGGCCGGGTGCTCGGCATCTCCGGCACCGTGATGGACGTGACCGAGCGGTACCGGGCGGTGGCCAAGGTCGAGCACGCCCGCCGCCGGCTGTCGCTGCTCAACGAGTTCGGCTCCCGGGTCGGCGACCTGCTGGACGCCGCCCGGATCGCCCAGGAGCTGGCGAGCGCGGTGGTGCCCCGGCTGACCGACCACGCGGCGGTGATCCTGCTGCAGGCCGTCGCGCACGGGGACGACCTGCCCCGGCACGGTCACGACCGCCGCACCTCCCTGCTGCAGCTCGGCACCGCCTCGGTCCAGGACGGCCCGGAGGTGGAGGTGATGCTCCGCCGGGGGGCCAGGATCACCTTCGCGGAGGACTCCGCCTGCGGCCGGGTGCTGCGCACCGGCGTGCCCGAGCTGCTGTCCGGCGCGGACGAGCTGAGCGACGTCACCTACCCGGCCGACCCGAAGATGCAGGCCGCCCAGGAACTCGGGGTGCACTCGATGCTGGTGGTGCCGCTGCGGGCCCGCGGCATCGTGATCGGCCTGCTGCTGGTCAGCCGGGCCGGCTACCGCGAGGGCTTCGACCGCGACGACCTCGCCTTCACCGTGGAGCTGGCCGACCGGGCCGGCAGCTCGCTGGACAACGCCCGGCTGTACGCCCGGGAGCGCACCGCGGCGCTCACCCTGCAGCGCACCCTGCTCCCGCAGCAGGTGCCGCAGCCGACCGGGGTGGAGGTCGCCTACCGGTACGTGCCGGGCAGCAGCGGCACCGAGGTCGGCGGCGACTGGTTCGACGTCATCCCGCTGCCCGGCGACCGTACTGCGCTGGTGGTCGGCGACGTGATGGGTCACGGCCTGCGGGCCGCCGCCACGATGGGCCGGCTGCGGACGGCGGTGCGCACCCTGGCGGGCCTGGACCTGCCGCCGGACGTCCTGCTGCGGCACGTCCACGAGCTGACCGACGACCTCGCCCAGAGCCCGGACGAGGCCCTGCTGGCGACCTGCATCTACGCCGTCTTCGACCCGGCGACGGCCCGGCTGGTGGTCGCCAAGGCCGGGCACATCCCGCCGGTGCTGATCGTCCCGAGGGAGGCCGCCGAGGAGCCGACCCGCACCGGCGGCCCGCTGCCGGGCGGGGTCGGCCGGGTGCTGGAGCTGCCCTCGGGGGCGCCGCTCGGGGTCGGCGGGGTGCCCTTCGAATCGGTCGAGCTGAAGATCCCGGAGGGCAGTCTGCTGGCGCTCTGCACCGACGGGCTGGTGGAGTCCCGCGACAAGGACCTCGACGTCGGCCTGGGCCGGCTGCTGACGGTGCTGGAGGAGCCGTACGCGTCCATCCAGCAGGCCTGCGAGGCGGTGCTGGGCACCATGGAGCAGGGCCGGGAGCCCGACGACGTCGCCCTGCTGCTGGCCCGGCTGGGCCACGGGCAGGCCGGCACCCCCACGGCCGGCTGGACCCTGCCGGCCGAGCCGACCGCCGTCGCCCGGGCGCGCCGGCTGGTCCGGGCCACCCTGGCCGAGTGGGGCGTGGAGGAGCTCACCGACACGGCCGAGCTGCTGGTCAGCGAACTGGTCACCAATTCCGTCCGCTATGCGAGCGCACCGATCGGCGTCCGGTTGACGCTGGGCAACACCCTGCTGGTGGAGATCTCCGACCCGCTGCCCGACCCGCCCCGGGAGCGGCACGCGGCGGAGGCCGACGAGGGCGGCCGGGGGCTGGAACTCGTCCGCCGGATGGCCCTTCGCTGGGGGGCGCGGGCCGAAGGAATCGGCAAGGTCGTCTGGTTCGAACAGGCGCTCCCGGGTATGGAGCCGGACGAGAGGTGA
- a CDS encoding SpoIIE family protein phosphatase: MNSTPARSAPISSGHVAVPGQSTAPGGLPRPAPANLARWGHGQPGSIYDYIRVATFAIGPDGRISQWSDRAAEFFGLPAAEAVGADPITTFVPRELWARGRARLENILRGEEWVGTAPYRDATGAESLAELYLMPDSALPASGATCLAVDLGRLRRIETDLAASEAVFGQTPTGFVLFDARLRLQRVNDAFASGVGLGPGDLEGLTPYDLFPPSEADRLAAALRKVLDSGEPVFDLRFHAPAVEGNRLWAISLYRLDGGGGQPMGVAGQVSDVTSRHVAEREADGVRRNLALLNEASAHIGSTLDLETTAKELLDVVVPPFCDLATVDLYTALLTGENAPRSARLGEPVLTDGCGELRRVAVSSVVGGASSVLGSVAGFPVAEAGGTLCYPRRSPHARALRTGRSVAPEPGPDPLLRSTLIVPLVARDQVLGLVQLSRAIGSEPFDARDVAIAEELVARAAVCIDNARLYRREHERALILQRSLLPPGNPAASGLEIACRYLPSNNNTEVGGDWFDIIPLPGNRTALVIGDVMGRGLRAAVAMGQLRTAVRTLAMLDLDPAEVLTALDEIARGLGDDSAPAAGTTPYGRLTSPADEEAREVYLATCVYAVFDAVTRRCVFANAGHLPPVLLSPGESARMLDVPPGLPLGVGGEPFEEVELTLPDGALLGLYTDGLVESRKHQLDEGLRAFRQALSAGAKSLEDLCDHVLGELNPHHGEDDIALLMAKVHAFPEDSVGDWRLPPEPTSVAKARELACSWLLARGLDELVDTTELLVSELVTNALRHGRGDIRLRLLRDRTVVCEVWDDGYAQPRQRRAQETDEGGRGLQLVSLLAERWGSRRTPKGKIVWFELSP; encoded by the coding sequence TTGAACAGCACCCCGGCGCGGAGCGCGCCGATCAGCAGCGGTCATGTCGCCGTGCCCGGACAGTCCACCGCTCCCGGCGGACTGCCGAGGCCCGCGCCCGCGAACCTGGCCCGCTGGGGCCACGGCCAGCCCGGATCGATCTACGACTACATCCGCGTCGCCACCTTCGCGATCGGCCCGGACGGCCGGATCAGCCAGTGGAGCGACCGCGCCGCCGAGTTCTTCGGCCTGCCCGCCGCCGAGGCGGTCGGCGCCGACCCGATCACCACCTTCGTGCCGCGCGAGCTCTGGGCCCGCGGCCGGGCCAGGCTGGAGAACATCCTCCGCGGCGAGGAGTGGGTCGGCACCGCCCCCTATCGCGACGCCACCGGCGCCGAGAGCCTCGCCGAGCTGTACCTGATGCCCGACAGCGCACTGCCCGCCTCCGGCGCGACCTGCCTGGCCGTCGACCTCGGCCGGCTGCGCCGGATCGAGACCGACCTGGCGGCCTCGGAGGCCGTCTTCGGGCAGACCCCGACCGGGTTCGTGCTCTTCGACGCCCGGCTGCGCCTGCAGCGCGTCAACGACGCCTTCGCCTCCGGCGTCGGCCTCGGCCCCGGCGACCTGGAGGGCCTCACCCCGTACGACCTCTTCCCGCCCTCCGAGGCCGACCGCCTGGCCGCCGCCCTGCGCAAGGTGCTGGACAGCGGCGAGCCCGTGTTCGACCTGCGCTTCCACGCCCCCGCCGTCGAGGGCAACCGGCTCTGGGCCATCTCGCTCTACCGCCTCGACGGCGGGGGCGGGCAGCCGATGGGCGTCGCCGGGCAGGTCTCGGACGTCACCAGCCGCCACGTCGCCGAGCGCGAGGCCGACGGGGTCCGGCGCAATCTCGCACTGCTCAACGAGGCCAGCGCGCACATCGGCTCGACCCTCGACCTGGAGACCACCGCCAAGGAACTGCTGGACGTCGTCGTCCCGCCGTTCTGCGACCTGGCCACCGTCGACCTCTACACCGCGCTGCTGACCGGCGAGAACGCCCCGCGGTCGGCCCGGCTCGGCGAGCCGGTGCTCACCGACGGCTGCGGCGAGCTGCGCCGGGTCGCCGTCTCCAGCGTGGTCGGCGGCGCCTCCTCGGTGCTCGGCTCGGTGGCCGGGTTCCCGGTGGCCGAGGCCGGCGGCACGCTCTGTTACCCGCGCCGCTCCCCGCACGCCCGGGCCCTGCGCACCGGGCGCAGCGTCGCCCCCGAGCCGGGGCCGGACCCGCTGCTGCGCTCCACCCTGATCGTCCCGCTGGTCGCCCGGGACCAGGTGCTCGGCCTGGTCCAGCTCTCCCGCGCGATCGGCAGCGAGCCCTTCGACGCCCGCGACGTCGCGATCGCCGAGGAACTGGTCGCCCGCGCCGCCGTCTGCATCGACAACGCCCGGCTGTACCGCCGTGAGCACGAGCGCGCGCTGATCCTGCAGCGCAGCCTGCTGCCCCCGGGCAACCCGGCCGCCAGCGGCCTGGAGATCGCCTGTCGCTACCTGCCCAGCAACAACAACACCGAGGTCGGCGGCGACTGGTTCGACATCATCCCGCTGCCCGGCAACCGCACCGCCCTGGTGATCGGCGACGTGATGGGCCGCGGCCTGCGGGCCGCCGTCGCGATGGGCCAGCTGCGCACCGCGGTCCGGACCCTCGCGATGCTCGACCTCGACCCCGCCGAGGTGCTCACCGCCCTGGACGAGATCGCCCGCGGGCTCGGCGACGACTCCGCCCCGGCCGCCGGCACCACCCCGTACGGCCGGCTCACCTCGCCCGCCGACGAGGAGGCCCGCGAGGTCTACCTGGCCACCTGCGTGTACGCCGTCTTCGACGCCGTCACCCGGCGGTGCGTCTTCGCCAACGCCGGCCACCTGCCGCCGGTCCTGCTCAGCCCCGGCGAGAGCGCCCGGATGCTCGACGTCCCGCCCGGCCTGCCGCTCGGCGTCGGCGGCGAGCCCTTCGAGGAGGTCGAGCTGACCCTCCCGGACGGCGCCCTGCTCGGCCTGTACACCGACGGCCTGGTCGAGTCCCGCAAGCACCAGCTGGACGAGGGCCTGCGCGCCTTCCGGCAGGCGCTGTCGGCCGGCGCCAAGAGCCTGGAGGACCTCTGCGACCACGTCCTCGGCGAGCTCAACCCGCACCACGGCGAGGACGACATCGCCCTGCTGATGGCCAAGGTGCACGCCTTCCCCGAGGACTCCGTCGGCGACTGGCGCCTGCCGCCCGAGCCGACCTCGGTCGCCAAGGCCCGCGAGCTGGCCTGCAGCTGGCTGCTGGCCCGCGGCCTGGACGAGCTGGTCGACACCACCGAGCTGCTGGTCAGCGAGCTGGTGACGAACGCCCTGCGGCACGGCCGGGGCGACATCCGGCTGCGGCTGCTGCGCGACCGGACGGTGGTCTGCGAGGTCTGGGACGACGGCTACGCGCAGCCCCGCCAGCGCCGCGCCCAGGAGACCGACGAGGGCGGCCGCGGCCTGCAGCTGGTCAGTCTGCTCGCGGAGCGCTGGGGCAGTCGCCGCACCCCCAAGGGCAAGATCGTCTGGTTCGAGTTGAGCCCCTGA
- a CDS encoding NUDIX domain-containing protein — MEIRIVVGGALIHQGRVLAARRSAPPEVAGGWEFPGGKAEPGESEEQALERELLEELGVRAKALEPLPGSWTVRAGLELRFWAAELLSGEPQPLEDHSELRWLGPGELGDVEWLEHDREVLPYVARLLARG; from the coding sequence ATGGAGATCCGGATCGTCGTCGGCGGCGCACTCATCCACCAGGGCCGGGTGCTGGCCGCACGGCGCAGCGCGCCGCCCGAGGTGGCCGGAGGCTGGGAGTTCCCGGGCGGCAAGGCCGAGCCCGGCGAGTCCGAGGAGCAGGCGCTGGAGCGCGAGCTGCTGGAGGAACTGGGCGTCAGGGCCAAGGCCTTGGAGCCGCTGCCGGGCAGCTGGACGGTGCGGGCCGGGCTGGAGCTGCGGTTCTGGGCGGCCGAGCTGCTGTCGGGCGAGCCGCAGCCCCTGGAGGACCACTCCGAGCTGCGCTGGCTGGGTCCGGGCGAACTGGGCGACGTCGAGTGGCTGGAGCACGACCGTGAGGTCCTGCCGTACGTCGCCCGCCTGCTGGCCCGGGGCTGA